Proteins co-encoded in one Scomber scombrus chromosome 14, fScoSco1.1, whole genome shotgun sequence genomic window:
- the mpzl2b gene encoding myelin protein zero-like protein 2b, which produces MSYFMYRIWPLLLLGGLLVPGVRHVSAIDIYTPAEVEALNGTDVRLKCTFSSTHPVSPKTLTVSWNFRGLNSRTDESVFYYHEVQYPPESGPFKGHAVWSGDIMRKDVSITLQQVQPTFNGTYVCQVRNRPDVHGSNGEITLKVVNKVSYSEIGILAMAVGGACGVILLILIIVLVVRYCKKRHMEDDIEMHSREWTDPTVW; this is translated from the exons atgtcttattttatgtATCGGATATGGCCTCTTCTTCTCCTGGGAGGACTGCTGGTGCCAG GGGTGCGACATGTCAGTGCAATTGATATTTACACTCCAGCTGAGGTGGAAGCGCTCAACGGGACAGATGTGAGACTCAAGTGCACCTTCAGCTCCACTCATCCAGTGTCGCCCAAGACCCTCACAGTGTCCTGGAACTTCCGGGGACTGAATTCAAGAACTGATGAGTCG gtGTTTTACTACCATGAAGTACAATACCCTCCCGAGTCAGGGCCTTTTAAAGGTCATGCGGTGTGGTCGGGAGATATTATGAGAAAGGACGTCTCCATCACCCTTCAGCAGGTGCAGCCAACCTTTAATGGCACCTACGTCTGCCAAGTGCGCAACCGACCAGATGTGCACGGCAGTAATGGAGAGATCACCCTCAAAGTTGTCAACAAAG TGTCCTACTCTGAGATCGGCATCCTGGCAATGGCAGTGGGAGGCGCCTGTGGTGTAATCCTGTTAATCCTCATCATCGTTTTGGTGGTGAGGTACTGCAAGAAGAGGCACATGGAAGACGATATTGAAATGCACTCGCGGGAGTGGACGGACCCGACTGTGTGGTGA
- the scn4bb gene encoding sodium channel, voltage-gated, type IV, beta b, whose amino-acid sequence MEVQWVGVRSPKPGPPHASVCLILSMLLGLWYTQALEMNVGKIPFLEAVNGSTVMLPCTYASCIGIDNLYFNWQFNDNGTMHKVCDSMIVSEDSDPDVKIYRERVEFVGKNHKTIDHKNNVSILLWNITFEDGGQYTCFGRNPREKDKNHSTIFTLIVVDEVRVVDNTLTIIIASAVGGGIAALMGFMLLKNFTLFVLSKLEEKNKECLVTSSGIDNTENGLSGSKADSKPTPKKK is encoded by the exons ATGGAGGTCCAGTGGGTTGGGGTCAGATCCCCAAAGCCGGGCCCTCCACACGCCAGTGTCTGCCTGATCCTCTCAATGCTGCTTG GTTTGTGGTATACTCAGGCCCTGGAGATGAATGTCGGGAAGATTCCCTTCCTGGAGGCAGTGAATGGCAGCACAGTCATGTTGCCTTGCACGTACGCCAGCTGTATCGGCATCGACAACCTCTATTTCAACTGGCAGTTCAATGACAACGGCACCATGCATAAG GTGTGTGACTCAATGATCGTATCGGAGGATTCAGATCCAGACGTGAAAATATATCGAGAACGGGTGGAGTTTGTGGGGAAGAACCATAAAACCATTGACCATAAAAACAATGTGTCCATCTTGCTGTGGAACATCACCTTTGAGGATGGAGGCCAGTACACGTGTTTTGGACGCAACCCCAGAGAAAAGGACAAGAACCACAGTACTATCTTTACCCTCATTGTGGTGGACGAGG TGCGGGTGGTGGACAACACACTGACCATCATCATAGCCTCAGCTGTAGGTGGAGGCATCGCAGCACTGATGGGCTTCATGTTGCTCAAGAACTTCACTCTATTTGTTCTTTCCAAGCTTGAGGAGAAAAA TAAGGAGTGCCTTGTAACTTCATCAGGGATCGACAACACAGAAAATGGCCTCTCAGGATCCAAAGCTGATTCAAAACCAACACcaaaaaagaaatga